One genomic window of Anguilla anguilla isolate fAngAng1 chromosome 13, fAngAng1.pri, whole genome shotgun sequence includes the following:
- the dgkab gene encoding diacylglycerol kinase, alpha b, giving the protein MADGPDMSTMLSDSNHMGKDLSPVDFIQLQQYMDYHSLKVKDVMKELETDGKLSQYRQGESINQEGFRLFLSTYLEVDDFPNDLCDRLFCYFQNSEPEADVADSPTPKSVFLKDVSCYFSLLEDGLPSNKLEFVFKLYDKDGNGFLDSSEVDRIIAQMMRAADYLGWDVTELRPVLQEMMTAIDADSSGTVSLQEWVEGGMNNVPLLVLLGLAMIQKDGQHLWRMKNFKKPAYCNVCQNMLLGLRKQGLHCKCCKYTVHGRCANKNPAPCAHTFVKSKEETGVAFHDWVSGGCNSGKCASCQKKIKSYRSLTGKHCVWCHVKVHDKCVSLLPTECDCGCNRDHILPPWAIYPIKEDPMAVKAHCPGVSESKDVHNYTADGQLLQISPIPDTHPLLVFVNPKSGGKQGKRVLRKFQYLLNPRQVYNLSNGGPGPGLKFFKNLQQYRILVCGGDGTVGWILDAIDKAKLRVSPPVAVLPLGTGNDLARSLGWGGGYEGADLSQILKEIESSLPVLMDRWSVQVIPEDSQVIGDPVPYDIINNYFTIGVDASIAHRFHTMREKHPQKFNSRMKNKLWYFELATSETLSASCKKLKESVSIECCGKPLDLSNLSLETIAVLNIHNIYGGSKLWGKRSQGKAGQKLPELVTDPSILKESFQNLSDKRLEVVGLEGAMEMGQIYTGLKSAAQKLAITSQITIRTNKALPMQIDGEPWMQPPCTIHITHRNQAVMLAAPQTRS; this is encoded by the exons ATGGCAGACGGCCCCGATATGAGCACCATGTTGTCCGACAGCAACCACATGGGGAAGGACCTGAGCCCGGTGGACTTCATTCAGCTGCAGCAGTACATGGACT ACCATAGCCTGAAAGTGAAGGATGTGATGAAGGAATTAGAAACTGATGGTAAATTGTCCCAGTATAGACAGGGCGAG TCTATCAATCAGGAAGGCTTCCGGCTCTTTCTGAGCACCTACTTAGAGGTGGACGACTTCCCCAACGATCTCTGCGACCGCCTCTTCTGCTACTTCCAAAACTCAGAGCCTGAGGCCGACGTGGCCGACAGTCCGACACCAA AAAGCGTGTTTCTGAAGGACGTGTCCTGCTACTTCTCTCTCTTGGAAGACGGACTGCCTTCCAACAAGCTGGAAT TTGTTTTCAAACTGTACGACAAAGATGGCAATGGGTTCCTCGACAGCTCG gAAGTGGACCGCATTATCGCCCAGATGATGAGAGCTGCAGACTACCTGGGGTGGGACGTGACCGAGCTCAGACCG GTTCTCCAGGAAATGATGACTGCCATTGATGCGGACAGCAGCGGTACGGTGTCCCTGCAGGAGTGGGTGGAGGGCGGCATGAACAACGTGcccctgctggtgctgctgggacTGGCG ATGATCCAGAAGGATGGACAGCATTTGTGGAGGATGAAGAATTTCAAGAAGCCTGCTTACTGCAACGTGTGTCAGAACATGCTCCTGGGACTGCGCAAACAGGGCTTACACTGCAAAT GCTGCAAATACACTGTCCATGGACGCTGTGCCAACAAGAATCCCGCCCCTTGCGCTCACACCTTTGTCAAGTCCAAAGAAGAAACAGGG GTCGCTTTTCACGATTGGGTCTCTGGGGGCTGCAACAGCGGCAAGTGTGCCAGCTGCCAGAAGAAAATCAAGAGCTACAGGAGTCTGACGGGCAAACACTGCGTGTGGTGCCATGTCAAG GTTCATGACAAGTGCGTGTCCCTGTTGCCCACTGAGTGTGACTGCGGGTGTAACCGGGACCACATCTTGCCCCCCTGGGCCATCTACCCCATAAAG GAGGATCCCATGGCTGTGAAAGCTCACTGTCCCGGTGTCTCAGAAAGCAAGGACGTGCACAACTACACTGCTGATGGCCAGCTCCTGCAG ATCAGCCCAATTCcagacacacaccccctccTGGTGTTCGTTAACCCCAAGAGTGGGGGCAAACAAGGCAAGAG GGTTCTGCGCAAATTCCAGTACCTGCTGAACCCTCGACAGGTGTACAATCTCTCCAATGGAGGGCCTGGGCCTGG acTGAAATTCTTCAAGAACCTACAGCAATACAGGATCTTGGTGTGTGGAGGGGACGGCACTGTTGGTTGGATTCTGGATGCCATAG ACAAGGCGAAGCTGCGGGTGTCCCCCCCAGTGGCCGTGCTGCCCCTGGGCACCGGGAACGACCTGGCGCGgtccctggggtgggggggag GCTACGAAGGAGCGGATCTGTCTCAGATCCTGAAGGAGATCGAGAGCAGCTTGCCGGTTCTGATGGATCGCTGGAGCGTGCAGGTGATCCCCGAGGACAGCCAGGTGATCGGGGATCCCGTTCcctatgacatcatcaacaaCTACTTCACCATCGGAGTG GATGCCTCGATTGCCCACAGATTTCACACCATGAGAGAAAAGCACCCGCAGAAGTTCAATAGCAG AATGAAGAACAAGCTGTGGTACTTTGAGCTGGCCACCTCTGAgaccctctctgcctcctgcaAGAAGCTGAAGGAGAGCGTCAGCATCGAG TGCTGTGGGAAGCCGCTGGACCTGAGCAACCTCTCCCTGGAAACCATCGCCGTGCTCAACATTCACAACATCTACGGCGGCTCCAAACTGTGGGGCAAGAGGTCCCAGGGCAAGGCGGGGCAGAAGCTGCCAGAGCTCGTCACCGACCCCAGCATTCTGAAAGAGAGCTTCCAAA ACCTGAGTGACAAACGGTTGGAGGtggtggggctggagggggcgATGGAGATGGGACAGATCTACACTGGACTGAAGAGCGCCGCACAGAAATTGGCCATAACCTCACAGATCACAATCAG gacGAATAAAGCACTGCCCATGCAGATCGATGGAGAGCCCTGGATGCAGCCCCCCTGCACC ATACATATCACACACAGGAACCAAGCTGTTATGCTCGCAGCCCCCCAGACAAGATCCTAG